GTCTATCCTCACGGCCTACCAGCCAGATAGAGGGTCTATAAAATATATCATTGGTcttcttgtgtcttgcaggtttcagcAAATATCTTGGTCCTGATACACAACAGCTAAAGAGAGAAGTACAACatccaatcaaaaaggaggaggtagCGCTGCCATACGTTAAAGAGGAGGATGATATCACCATGTCGAGTGGTGAGCCCTCGAATGGCGAGGATGGTCCGAGTGAGGTTAGCAGAGGGACTGAGCCTCAAAGCGGCAGCAGCAGCTCAACAAAAGGACACATTTTCATTGCACCATCAGATAGAAAAGGCACCACGTCACATTCCCCTTTCAAAGATGGTGGTCAGAAGAAATCTCACGGTGACGGCCAACtctgcaaatgctctcagtgtgggaaaacctttcCTAATAACTATGCTTGTCGTAAGCATATGAGGAGCCACACTGACGAAgaaccttttgtctgctcagtttgtggtaaaaaattcacTCAGAAGAGAAACTTAATAAGTCA
This sequence is a window from Corythoichthys intestinalis isolate RoL2023-P3 chromosome 13, ASM3026506v1, whole genome shotgun sequence. Protein-coding genes within it:
- the LOC130927687 gene encoding zinc finger and BTB domain-containing protein 18.2-like isoform X3; the protein is MRARRTPAEKLEAELCGAKDQQQHQLSNACKMQVKVVLRRLPDLYVSQDHRPEHQESACIKEEEESRPIQGFSKYLGPDTQQLKREVQHPIKKEEVALPYVKEEDDITMSSGEPSNGEDGPSEVSRGTEPQSGSSSSTKGHIFIAPSDRKGTTSHSPFKDGGQKKSHGDGQLCKCSQCGKTFPNNYACRKHMRSHTDEEPFVCSVCALIVGFHACLSSEPPLRPG